From the Oceanicaulis alexandrii DSM 11625 genome, one window contains:
- a CDS encoding metallophosphoesterase family protein: protein MTRLAQISDLHFGAESPGLPDALLESLAALKPDAVIASGDFTQYGRRREFDAARDFFSAIDAPVIAAPGNHDTPYLNLAARVAAPWARFEKRLGQGVTPSWRSPLAAVESFLTARGLQAQLDWSLGRANPRHAAKIGQMLSDFNGLKVVAAHHPLVAPGGLHGRAKTHGGREAAEIFAQCGVDLVVTGHLHQVFALPQRRPDGKACWFVGAGTALSHRTRGEPPSFNLFEHSLEGLSLTVYAAQDGENRFAPIKTQALHG, encoded by the coding sequence ATGACTCGACTGGCGCAGATTTCAGACCTGCATTTCGGCGCGGAATCCCCCGGCCTGCCCGACGCCTTGCTGGAGAGCCTCGCTGCGCTCAAACCCGACGCGGTGATCGCATCGGGCGATTTCACCCAATATGGCCGCCGACGCGAGTTTGACGCCGCACGCGATTTCTTCAGCGCCATTGATGCGCCTGTCATCGCGGCGCCGGGCAATCACGATACGCCCTATCTTAACCTCGCCGCCCGTGTCGCCGCGCCCTGGGCGCGCTTTGAAAAACGGCTCGGCCAGGGCGTCACGCCCAGCTGGCGTTCTCCGCTGGCGGCGGTGGAATCTTTTCTGACAGCGCGCGGCCTGCAAGCCCAGCTCGACTGGTCGCTGGGCCGGGCCAATCCCAGGCACGCCGCCAAAATTGGACAGATGCTGTCTGATTTTAACGGTCTCAAAGTCGTCGCCGCCCACCATCCGCTGGTGGCCCCGGGCGGCCTGCATGGACGCGCGAAGACTCATGGCGGTCGCGAAGCTGCAGAGATCTTCGCCCAATGCGGCGTCGACCTGGTGGTGACGGGCCACCTGCATCAGGTGTTCGCCCTGCCCCAACGCCGCCCCGACGGCAAGGCGTGCTGGTTTGTGGGCGCCGGCACGGCGCTGTCTCACCGCACACGCGGCGAACCGCCCAGCTTCAACCTGTTTGAGCATTCCCTGGAAGGCCTGAGCCTGACCGTCTATGCCGCGCAAGACGGCGAGAACCGCTTCGCCCCGATCAAGACCCAGGCGCTGCACGGATAG
- the dgt gene encoding dGTP triphosphohydrolase yields MDWHALLCSERLNNNNYKHSPYRSIFIQDYDRIVFSAPFRRLANKTQVQPLYENDHVHHRLIHSVEVSCVGRSLASQVGKWLEKRKVIKTGESSNIADIVQAACAAHDIGNPPFGHSGETAIGDWFAEKFEESKGIFSTLDNKERLEFENFEGNAQGFRILTRLEMKRNEGGMQLSKAVLGSFTKYPTTAPVQKKLESDSKKYVGVKKFGIFHSELDIFEDIAESLNLISNSSDAGTWWKRHPLVFIVEAADDICYNIVDLEDAFTTGELSFESVKELLYEAAEFPNIDFTGQTEPEQIAYLRAISIGKSIDSCFEAFQQNYDAIMSGGFSSSLAASGPKKAIFDKIQKVAIKRIFTARRKTKLEISGQQVINSVMSSILPIFEELYRNNWEPSKLSNYNEKMVRALGIDLRDITNSREALHALADFTSGMTDRYAVGTARMISGSGV; encoded by the coding sequence ATGGATTGGCATGCGCTTCTTTGCAGCGAAAGATTGAATAATAATAACTATAAACACTCGCCATATCGTTCTATATTTATCCAGGACTATGATAGAATAGTCTTTTCAGCCCCATTTCGACGTCTAGCGAACAAGACACAGGTCCAACCACTTTATGAGAACGATCACGTTCACCATCGACTTATTCATTCGGTGGAAGTTAGTTGCGTAGGTAGATCACTCGCGAGCCAGGTTGGAAAATGGCTAGAGAAACGAAAGGTGATCAAGACAGGGGAATCTAGCAATATCGCTGATATTGTTCAGGCTGCATGCGCTGCTCACGATATTGGCAACCCTCCTTTCGGCCACTCTGGAGAAACCGCCATCGGTGATTGGTTCGCAGAGAAGTTTGAAGAATCAAAGGGTATTTTTTCTACCCTAGACAATAAAGAACGCTTAGAATTCGAAAATTTCGAAGGAAATGCACAAGGGTTTCGCATTTTAACTCGCCTAGAAATGAAAAGAAACGAAGGAGGAATGCAGTTATCAAAAGCTGTATTAGGGTCGTTTACGAAGTACCCAACCACGGCTCCGGTTCAAAAGAAATTAGAATCAGACAGCAAAAAATATGTTGGCGTAAAAAAATTTGGCATATTCCATTCAGAACTAGACATCTTTGAAGATATCGCAGAATCCCTCAATCTAATTAGTAACAGTTCTGACGCAGGCACCTGGTGGAAACGCCACCCTTTAGTATTTATAGTGGAAGCCGCTGATGACATTTGCTACAATATAGTCGATCTTGAAGATGCATTCACTACCGGAGAGCTTTCATTTGAATCAGTTAAAGAACTCTTATATGAAGCAGCAGAATTTCCTAATATTGACTTTACCGGGCAAACTGAACCAGAACAAATTGCGTACCTGAGAGCCATAAGCATCGGAAAATCTATAGATAGTTGCTTCGAAGCATTTCAGCAAAACTACGACGCCATAATGTCAGGGGGCTTTTCCAGCTCTCTTGCCGCATCAGGACCCAAAAAAGCTATATTTGATAAAATTCAAAAAGTTGCCATAAAACGAATATTCACCGCTAGAAGAAAAACAAAATTGGAAATTTCTGGGCAACAAGTTATAAATTCTGTTATGTCATCAATTCTCCCCATATTTGAAGAACTCTACAGAAATAACTGGGAACCAAGCAAGCTCAGCAATTACAATGAAAAGATGGTTAGAGCCCTCGGTATTGATCTCAGAGATATCACAAATTCACGTGAAGCTCTTCACGCGTTAGCTGATTTCACTTCGGGAATGACTGACCGGTATGCAGTAGGCACTGCCCGCATGATAAGCGGAAGTGGAGTATAA
- a CDS encoding diacylglycerol/lipid kinase family protein, whose protein sequence is MKTLSLVLNAHSGTTRELGRDKVLDAVTRSADWAKVIVHDCGDGFEDCISQACAEPSDYIAVAGGDGTAAAVLNQLVRTRCKTPVIPLPLGTANLLPKRLYGERSIETILKEAPDYPVEPLHAGEVEGHLFFCALMAGFPVRVGQAREALRPDGDGRRPLRALTRLRQALRAFLKTRLRLTLDDDEVRKLSRANALMTIPGGAMTMIHGARPGDEVLEHIFTHTDDLGDALGAMTGFLGEMLNMGELAPQRSYESAVLDGPSKVTVMLDGETLTLKTPLRITLRPNAALFAAPEAQA, encoded by the coding sequence TTGAAAACCTTGTCCCTTGTGCTCAACGCCCATTCTGGAACCACGCGAGAGCTGGGACGGGACAAAGTGCTCGACGCCGTCACGCGGTCCGCCGACTGGGCGAAGGTGATCGTCCATGACTGCGGCGACGGGTTTGAAGACTGCATCAGCCAGGCCTGCGCCGAGCCGTCAGACTATATCGCGGTGGCCGGCGGGGACGGCACGGCGGCGGCGGTGCTCAACCAGCTGGTGCGCACCCGGTGCAAGACGCCGGTCATTCCCCTGCCATTGGGGACGGCGAACCTTTTGCCCAAACGGCTTTATGGCGAGCGCTCCATCGAGACCATTCTGAAAGAAGCGCCGGACTATCCCGTCGAGCCGTTGCACGCCGGCGAGGTGGAGGGGCATCTGTTTTTCTGCGCCCTGATGGCGGGCTTTCCCGTCCGGGTCGGTCAGGCGCGCGAGGCCTTGCGCCCCGACGGAGACGGCCGCCGTCCGTTGCGCGCCCTGACGCGGTTGCGTCAGGCGCTGCGCGCATTCCTGAAGACCCGGTTGCGGCTGACGCTGGATGATGACGAGGTGCGCAAGCTCAGCCGCGCCAACGCGCTGATGACCATTCCCGGCGGCGCCATGACAATGATCCACGGCGCCCGTCCGGGCGATGAGGTGCTCGAGCACATTTTCACCCATACCGATGACCTGGGCGACGCCCTGGGCGCGATGACCGGATTTCTGGGTGAGATGCTGAATATGGGCGAGCTCGCGCCCCAACGCTCCTATGAGAGCGCTGTGCTGGACGGCCCGTCGAAAGTCACGGTGATGCTGGATGGCGAAACCCTGACCCTGAAGACTCCGCTGCGCATCACCTTAAGGCCCAACGCCGCCCTGTTCGCTGCTCCGGAGGCCCAGGCATGA
- a CDS encoding M13 family metallopeptidase, translated as MKQMLLSCSALAVLSLAACGPADAPADSNSGAQVAATETAAAPVYGTFGFDVDGMDSSVHAGDDFNQFANGTWLTETEIPGEFSRYGTFSILALEAEEQVQAIIDDAAAEGGEAGSNSQLVGDLYASWMNADAIEAAGVAPLQPYLAEIDAVETLDDAAALFNSIHHQSPYGFAVWADPSDPTVNALRLFQGGLGLGNRDYYLEDTERFQEYRDGYRNYIIRLHELAGLENGEANADAILALETRIAEAHWTREDSRDVTQTYNVMTMDELDALAPSFNFVEGAQALGLDVENLIVVQPTAIEQTSAIFAETDIDTIKAWMTFHFISDRASWLPAEFDQASFEFFGQTLRGQTEQRPRDRRGVNLVGGALGHAVGQIYVQRHFPPSSKTQMEDLVNRLTTAFRGRLEQLEWMDDETREQALTKLSTFEPRIGYPEIWDTYEGLEISADDYFGNRVSMAERGWAEQLEDLANPVDPREWGWPPQIVNASYNPLQNQITFPAGILQAPFFDPNADPALNFGGIGGVIGHEIGHGFDDNGRRYDSEGRLRDWWTEETNSRFEERSSVLAEQYDGFCPIDDMCVSGRLSMGENIGDLGGLQMAYTAWRDYVDEVYGGEAPVIDGLTGDQRFFLGWAQVWRNLYTDDALRAQLVQGPHSPPQYRINGVVRNLDAWYEAFGVTEEHELYLPPEQRVRIW; from the coding sequence ATGAAACAAATGCTGCTGTCATGCTCGGCGCTCGCCGTGCTCAGCCTTGCGGCGTGCGGCCCGGCCGACGCGCCTGCTGACTCAAACTCTGGCGCGCAAGTCGCCGCCACCGAAACCGCCGCCGCGCCGGTCTATGGCACCTTCGGTTTTGACGTGGACGGCATGGACTCCAGCGTTCACGCCGGTGATGACTTCAACCAGTTCGCCAACGGGACCTGGCTGACGGAAACCGAGATTCCGGGCGAGTTTTCTCGCTACGGCACCTTCTCGATCCTGGCGCTGGAAGCGGAGGAACAGGTTCAGGCGATCATTGACGACGCCGCCGCTGAAGGCGGTGAAGCCGGCTCCAACAGCCAGCTGGTGGGCGATCTGTACGCCTCCTGGATGAACGCCGACGCCATCGAAGCGGCGGGCGTCGCCCCGCTTCAGCCGTATCTGGCTGAAATCGACGCGGTCGAGACGCTGGACGATGCAGCGGCCCTGTTCAACTCGATCCACCATCAGTCGCCTTACGGCTTCGCGGTCTGGGCGGATCCGTCCGATCCCACGGTCAACGCGCTGCGCCTGTTCCAGGGCGGTCTGGGCCTTGGCAATCGCGACTACTATCTCGAAGACACCGAGCGCTTCCAGGAATATCGCGACGGCTATCGCAACTACATCATCCGCCTGCATGAGCTGGCGGGCCTTGAGAACGGCGAAGCCAACGCCGACGCCATCCTGGCGCTGGAAACCCGCATCGCCGAGGCGCATTGGACCCGCGAAGACAGCCGCGACGTGACGCAGACCTATAACGTCATGACCATGGACGAGCTGGATGCGCTGGCGCCGTCCTTCAACTTCGTCGAAGGCGCTCAGGCGCTGGGTCTGGACGTTGAAAACCTGATCGTGGTGCAGCCCACCGCCATCGAGCAGACCTCCGCGATCTTCGCCGAGACCGACATCGACACCATCAAGGCGTGGATGACCTTCCACTTCATCTCCGACCGCGCCTCCTGGCTGCCGGCCGAATTTGATCAGGCGAGCTTTGAGTTCTTCGGCCAGACCCTGCGCGGTCAGACCGAACAGCGTCCGCGCGACCGCCGGGGCGTGAATCTGGTGGGCGGCGCCCTAGGCCACGCCGTGGGCCAGATCTATGTGCAGCGTCACTTCCCGCCGAGTTCGAAAACCCAGATGGAAGACCTGGTCAACCGTCTGACCACCGCCTTCCGCGGCCGCCTCGAGCAGCTGGAATGGATGGATGACGAGACGCGCGAACAGGCGCTGACCAAGCTGTCCACCTTCGAACCGCGCATCGGCTATCCGGAAATCTGGGACACCTATGAGGGCCTTGAGATTTCCGCCGATGACTATTTCGGCAACCGGGTGAGCATGGCCGAACGCGGCTGGGCCGAACAGCTGGAAGACCTGGCCAATCCGGTCGACCCGCGCGAATGGGGCTGGCCGCCGCAGATCGTCAACGCCAGCTACAATCCACTGCAAAACCAGATCACCTTCCCCGCCGGCATCCTGCAGGCGCCGTTCTTTGACCCGAACGCTGACCCGGCGCTGAACTTTGGCGGCATTGGCGGCGTGATCGGTCACGAGATCGGCCACGGCTTTGACGATAACGGCCGCCGGTACGACTCTGAAGGTCGTCTGCGCGACTGGTGGACGGAAGAAACCAACAGCCGCTTTGAAGAGCGCTCCTCCGTGCTCGCCGAGCAGTATGACGGCTTCTGTCCGATCGACGACATGTGCGTCTCCGGCCGGTTGAGCATGGGCGAAAACATCGGCGATCTGGGCGGCCTGCAAATGGCCTACACCGCCTGGCGTGACTATGTGGACGAAGTCTATGGCGGCGAAGCGCCGGTGATCGACGGTCTGACCGGCGATCAGCGTTTCTTCTTGGGCTGGGCGCAAGTCTGGCGCAACCTGTACACCGACGACGCCCTGCGCGCTCAGCTGGTGCAAGGACCTCATAGCCCGCCGCAATACCGCATCAATGGCGTCGTTCGGAACCTGGACGCCTGGTACGAAGCGTTCGGCGTCACCGAAGAGCATGAGCTTTATCTGCCGCCAGAACAGCGCGTGCGCATCTGGTAA
- a CDS encoding serine hydrolase domain-containing protein, protein MPSMLRAGLSAVALMGAGFNAGFAQSDPAPDWADQADALIEAHWTAQTPGVSVLVRQNGDVVYARGAGLANLETGDAVTPDTVFRLASITKQFTAAVILQLVDEGALSLDDTIGDLFEGFDAPGASATVRQLLNHTSGIQSYTSIPGWMVEANTNRAYTTEALIAEFSELPAPNAPGETYAYNNSGYVLLGAIIEMKTGMAWHEAVEARIAEPLGLETLRYGGDSASMANMASGYTLNDDGEIEASTPIHMSVPHAAGALIANTQDLALWLEALNGGEIVSPELYQQMTAPTQMADGTEIPYGFGLSVDDVRGHPAIGHSGGIFGFNTDSVYVPDDNLYVTVLANSDQPPLDAGVLMRRIASYALNDPYPLFEAVETDLTSLEDLYGVYAIEGTDDTRQFFARDGQLYTLRSGGSASEVFPAGDNRFFYGPNSLTWFEIVSSSDGTSQMNMYQQGASEAEPALWSGPVPEQPDVIELPASTLEAYVGAYALGAAVLEIRFTETGVLEAQLTGQDPIAINAISDVEFLVSGVDARLVFSSGDPAPSVTLQQSGQEILAERVTE, encoded by the coding sequence ATGCCAAGCATGTTACGCGCCGGACTATCCGCCGTCGCCTTGATGGGCGCGGGCTTCAACGCAGGTTTTGCTCAATCCGATCCCGCGCCGGATTGGGCCGACCAGGCCGACGCCCTGATTGAGGCCCACTGGACGGCGCAAACGCCGGGCGTTTCGGTTCTGGTGCGCCAGAATGGCGATGTCGTTTACGCGCGCGGGGCCGGGCTGGCGAATCTGGAAACGGGGGACGCTGTGACGCCTGACACCGTCTTCCGCCTCGCCTCCATCACCAAACAATTCACCGCCGCCGTGATCTTGCAGCTCGTGGACGAGGGCGCACTCTCCCTCGACGACACCATCGGTGACCTGTTTGAGGGCTTTGATGCGCCGGGCGCCAGCGCAACCGTGCGCCAGCTTCTCAACCACACCTCCGGTATTCAGTCCTATACGAGCATTCCGGGCTGGATGGTCGAGGCCAACACCAACAGGGCGTATACGACCGAGGCGCTGATCGCCGAGTTTTCAGAGCTTCCTGCGCCCAACGCTCCGGGCGAGACCTATGCCTATAACAATTCAGGCTATGTTCTTCTCGGCGCCATCATCGAGATGAAGACCGGGATGGCCTGGCACGAGGCTGTCGAGGCGCGCATCGCTGAACCGCTCGGTCTTGAGACGCTGCGTTATGGCGGGGACAGCGCGTCCATGGCGAACATGGCGTCTGGCTACACCCTCAACGATGACGGTGAGATTGAAGCGTCCACACCCATTCACATGAGCGTGCCCCACGCTGCCGGGGCGCTGATCGCAAACACCCAGGACCTGGCGCTCTGGCTTGAAGCGCTTAATGGCGGCGAGATCGTTTCGCCGGAGCTCTATCAGCAAATGACGGCGCCGACCCAGATGGCGGACGGGACGGAGATTCCCTATGGCTTCGGCCTGTCTGTGGACGATGTGCGCGGGCATCCCGCGATCGGCCATAGCGGCGGGATCTTCGGCTTCAACACTGACAGCGTCTATGTGCCGGACGACAATCTGTACGTCACCGTGCTGGCCAATTCAGACCAACCGCCGCTTGATGCGGGCGTCTTGATGCGGCGCATCGCCAGTTATGCGCTGAACGATCCCTATCCGCTGTTTGAAGCGGTCGAGACCGATCTGACGAGCCTGGAAGATCTGTACGGGGTCTATGCGATTGAAGGCACGGACGACACGCGTCAGTTCTTCGCTCGTGACGGCCAGCTGTACACGCTGCGCTCTGGTGGCAGCGCCAGCGAGGTCTTTCCGGCGGGCGACAATCGGTTCTTTTACGGCCCCAACAGCCTGACCTGGTTTGAGATCGTGTCCTCATCCGATGGGACGTCTCAGATGAATATGTACCAGCAAGGCGCCAGCGAGGCGGAACCCGCGCTCTGGTCCGGCCCCGTGCCAGAACAACCTGACGTCATCGAACTGCCCGCCAGCACGCTTGAAGCCTATGTGGGCGCATATGCGCTGGGCGCTGCGGTGCTTGAGATCCGGTTCACCGAGACCGGCGTTCTGGAAGCCCAGCTCACAGGCCAGGACCCCATCGCCATCAACGCCATCAGCGACGTTGAGTTTCTGGTGTCCGGCGTGGATGCGCGCCTTGTCTTCTCTTCAGGCGATCCGGCTCCGTCTGTCACGCTGCAACAGAGCGGTCAGGAAATCCTGGCGGAGCGCGTCACCGAGTAA
- a CDS encoding alkaline phosphatase, whose protein sequence is MIVRAILLSVSALALTACQSVNVQSDIDWSGRDDDAPEAAAVAPAEFDGPGADWRTLAQSEILDRLARPEREGRARNVIVFIGDGLNLSTITAARILDGQNRGMSGEENYLPFERWGHSALIKTYSDNAQVPDSAATATAIHAGVKTHSGAISVYARDTIEPCQGGPVPQTLVEMAEARGLSTGIVSSARLTHATPATTYAHVTSRNWETDTALPADAAAAGCTDIAAQLIGTRTGEYGDGLDLALGGGRAAFVTQEQGGQRADRDLTAEWANLGGVYIEDRAGFDALDADDDAPVLGLFTNSHLSFELDRDAAVEPSLAELTEFAIERLSNNDDGYYLLVEGGRIDHAHHGANAARALNDALAFSEAIDRAQSMVDLDETLILVTADHGHVFTIAGYPRRGNPILGLVRPPAPNLSDAETPPLPAGDGRPYTTLGYHNGGPLRPRGDDAEPLTDEIVMDPDYRQQAAVPMGSETHSGEDVIAYAVGPWAHLVDGSMEQHTLHHVITHAYGWSATAAMVDADYDDDEDEDDDD, encoded by the coding sequence ATGATCGTCCGCGCCATACTTTTATCCGTCAGCGCCCTGGCGCTCACCGCCTGTCAGTCCGTCAATGTTCAGTCCGATATCGATTGGTCGGGCCGTGATGATGACGCACCCGAGGCCGCCGCCGTCGCTCCCGCCGAATTTGACGGACCGGGCGCAGACTGGCGCACGCTGGCGCAAAGCGAAATTCTGGATCGTCTGGCGCGGCCCGAACGCGAAGGTCGGGCGCGTAACGTCATCGTCTTTATCGGTGATGGTCTGAACCTCAGCACGATCACCGCCGCCCGCATCCTCGACGGCCAGAACCGCGGCATGAGCGGCGAGGAGAATTACCTGCCGTTCGAGCGCTGGGGCCATTCGGCGCTGATCAAGACCTATTCCGACAATGCGCAAGTGCCAGACAGCGCCGCGACCGCGACCGCCATTCATGCCGGTGTGAAAACCCATTCAGGCGCCATCTCGGTCTATGCACGCGACACCATCGAACCCTGTCAGGGCGGCCCGGTGCCGCAGACGCTTGTCGAGATGGCGGAAGCGCGCGGCCTGTCCACGGGCATCGTCTCCTCGGCGCGGCTGACGCACGCCACCCCCGCCACCACCTACGCCCATGTCACGAGCCGCAACTGGGAAACCGACACGGCGCTGCCGGCAGATGCCGCAGCGGCGGGCTGCACCGACATCGCCGCACAGCTGATCGGCACGCGCACAGGGGAGTATGGCGATGGCCTTGATCTGGCGCTGGGGGGCGGCCGGGCGGCCTTTGTCACCCAGGAGCAGGGCGGCCAGCGCGCCGACCGCGATCTCACTGCCGAATGGGCGAATCTGGGCGGCGTCTATATCGAGGATCGCGCCGGGTTTGACGCGCTGGATGCGGATGACGACGCGCCGGTGCTGGGCTTGTTCACCAACTCCCATCTCAGCTTTGAACTGGATCGCGATGCGGCGGTGGAGCCGTCCCTGGCCGAGCTGACCGAGTTCGCCATCGAGCGGCTCTCCAACAATGACGACGGCTATTATTTGCTGGTTGAGGGTGGCCGGATCGATCACGCCCACCATGGCGCCAACGCCGCGCGCGCGCTCAATGACGCGCTGGCGTTCTCTGAAGCCATTGATCGGGCGCAGTCCATGGTCGATCTCGACGAGACGCTGATCCTCGTCACCGCCGACCACGGCCATGTGTTCACCATTGCGGGCTATCCGCGTCGCGGCAATCCGATCCTCGGGCTGGTGCGACCGCCCGCCCCGAACCTCAGTGACGCTGAAACCCCGCCGCTGCCGGCGGGCGACGGTCGTCCCTACACCACGCTGGGCTATCACAATGGCGGACCGCTGCGTCCGCGCGGCGACGATGCCGAGCCCCTGACCGACGAAATCGTCATGGACCCTGATTATCGCCAGCAAGCGGCGGTGCCCATGGGCTCTGAAACCCATTCGGGCGAAGACGTCATCGCCTACGCCGTCGGCCCCTGGGCGCATCTGGTGGACGGCTCGATGGAGCAACACACTCTCCACCACGTCATCACCCACGCTTACGGCTGGAGCGCCACCGCCGCGATGGTGGATGCGGATTATGACGACGATGAAGACGAGGATGATGACGACTAG